In the Sarcophilus harrisii chromosome 1, mSarHar1.11, whole genome shotgun sequence genome, one interval contains:
- the CHST12 gene encoding carbohydrate sulfotransferase 12 produces MTKMRLLRLWIVLGSVFMILLIIVYWDNVGTAHFYLHTSLSRPHPPGAFPTTGKDEEREFVSDVDEFLDKLLSSSGKQNDPLKKKTEQPPLHGSSKPILRNMEENVRGYDWSTHDTKQNPDQEKLQAERRNMLREFCANSSFVFPTKNRSFDDIPNYELNHLIVDDRHGIIYCYVPKVACTNWKRVMIVLSESLLDQGIPYKDPLDIPREHVHNTSTHLTFNKFWRRYGKFSRHLMKIKLKKYTKFLFVRDPFVRLISAFRSKFELENDEFYRRFAVPMLKLYSNHTSLPTSVSEAFSAGLKVSFPDFIQYLIDPRTEKLAPFNEHWRQVYRLCHPCQIDYDFVGKLETLDEDAAQLLQLLKVDKLLHFPPSYRNRTASSWEEDWFAKIPLAWRQQLYKLYEADFVLFGYPKPENLLKD; encoded by the coding sequence ATGACCAAGATGAGACTCTTGAGACTTTGGATTGTCCTGGGATCTGTCTTTATGATCCTTTTGATAATTGTTTACTGGGATAATGTGGGTACAGCACATTTCTACTTGCACACATCACTTTCCAGACCTCATCCTCCAGGGGCCTTTCCCACCACTGGaaaggatgaagagagagaatttgtatCTGATGTAGATGAATTTCTTGATAAATTACTTAGTTCTAGTGGGAAACAGAATGACCCTTTGAAAAAAAAGACTGAGCAGCCTCCTCTTCATGGCTCTAGCAAACCTATTCTTCGTAATATGGAAGAGAATGTTAGAGGTTATGATTGGTCTACCCATGATACTAAGCAGAACCCAGATCAAGAAAAACTTCAGGCAGAGAGGAGAAATATGTTGCGGGAATTTTGTGCCAACTCTAGCTTTGTCTTCCCTACCAAGAATCGTTCATTTGATGATATTCCCAATTATGAATTGAATCACCTAATTGTGGATGACCGCCACGGAATCATATATTGCTATGTGCCAAAGGTTGCCTGCACCAATTGGAAACGAGTGATGATTGTTCTAAGTGAGAGCCTCCTGGATCAGGGAATCCCATATAAAGACCCCCTAGACATTCCCAGGGAACATGTTCACAACACTAGTACTCATCTCACTTTCAATAAATTCTGGCGTCGATATGGGAAATTTTCTCGCCATCTTATGAAGATCAAGCTGAAGAAGTAtactaaatttttgtttgttcgtGACCCCTTTGTGCGTCTCATCTCAGCTTTTCGGAGCAAGTTTGAGTTGGAGAATGATGAGTTCTACAGGAGATTTGCAGTTCCCATGCTGAAACTGTATTCTAACCACACTAGCCTCCCCACCTCTGTCAGTGAGGCCTTCAGTGCAGGACTGAAGGTCTCATTTCCTGACTTCATTCAATACTTAATTGATCCACGGACAGAAAAACTGGCACCCTTCAATGAGCATTGGAGACAGGTGTACCGCCTATGCCATCCTTGCCAGATTGACTATGACTTTGTGGGGAAGCTAGAGACCTTGGATGAAGATGCAGCTCAACTGCTACAACTTCTCAAAGTGGACAAACTCCTTCATTTCCCCCCTAGTTATCGGAACAGGACTGCTAGTAGTTGGGAGGAAGACTGGTTTGCCAAAATCCCTCTAGCCTGGAGACAACAGCTTTATAAACTTTATGAGGCTGACTTTGTTCTCTTTGGGTACCCCAAGCCTGAGAACCTACTTAAAGACTAA